In Gopherus flavomarginatus isolate rGopFla2 chromosome 1, rGopFla2.mat.asm, whole genome shotgun sequence, a single genomic region encodes these proteins:
- the LOC127043923 gene encoding protein mono-ADP-ribosyltransferase TIPARP-like has protein sequence MGQRISIGILSQFGGSPQRKIPPADPEQEPIAKGTRAIHRQPQQGLGSSDTVISGSPTSSRADVVPQSLFPLPAKRWCSFPPSTERWVSEDGVPFHVHQEDGIRICDGFLLGHCPQKENCLLHHTRYPFHWQIMGSRRVAWQSLSDSSQRHLEKLYSDAKNSLVWFLDRNRLFGILDLDTMELGYLDVVNRVRRLGSTSDWKQNPRFHTRWQVYWKHRDTWQRYEEFHGWRDLSYVLTGQHLPSPYLLRTVPRGSQGLFHPSTSIIPGERPTDGYCGPYPATWVPQPPRGQAFLHAEVAPSEAVYREICELFHASLPEDTVLVLRIYRIRNDALWKKYSSQKARMSRGLSAQEKRLLERHLFHGTSADNVEPICRLNFNPRLSGKHGALYGHGSYFSFYANCSHNFAPANHADRRHMFLAKVLVGKWVLGRPGYTQPPEREPGRRRYDSCSDDTREPAVYVIFDNSQCYPYFVICYKLLSDPVTLDGVRAGPLAGNSSPVGRVMQPSFSTL, from the exons ATGGGCCAGAGGATCTCCATAGGGATCCTCAGCCAATTTGGGGGTAGCCCCCAAAGGAAAATCCCCCCGGCTGATCCTGAGCAGGAGCCCATTGCTAAGGGGACCCGCGCAATCCACCGCCAGCCCCAGCAG GGTCTGGGTTCTTCCGACACGGTGATCTCTGGCTCCCCTACGTCATCCAGGGCAGATGTGGTCCCCCAGAGTCTGTTCCCCCTGCCTGCCAAACGCTGGTGCAGCTTCCCACCCTCCACAGAGCGATGGGTCAGCGAGGACGGGGTCCCCTTCCACGTCCACCAGGAAGACGGCATCCGGATCTGTGACGGCTTCCTGCTTGGGCACTGCCCCCAGAAGGAGAACTGCCTGCTCCACCACACCCGCTACCCCTTCCACTGGCAGATCATGGGGAGCAGAAGGGTGGCGTGGCAGAGTCTGAGCGACTCATCTCAGCGTCACTTGGAGAAACTCTACAGCGACGCTAAAAACAGCCTTGTGTGGTTCTTGGACAG GAACCGCTTGTTTGGGATCCTGGACCTGGACACCATGGAGCTGGGCTATTTGGACGTGGTTAACAGAGTGAGGCGGCTGGGCAGCACCTCGGACTGGAAGCAGAATCCCCGCTTCCACACCAGGTGGCAGGTGTACTGGAAGCATAGAGACACGTGGCAGCGTTACGAGGAG TTCCATGGCTGGAGGGATCTGAGCTACGTTCTGACTGGCCAGCATCTCCCATCTCCTTATCTCCTTAGGACAGTCCCTAGGGGCTCCCAGGGACTCTTCCATCCTTCCACATCCATCATCCCCGGAGAGAGACCTACAGACGGGTATTGTGGCCCATACCCAGCCACCTGGGTTCCCCAGCCACCTCGTGGCCAGGCCTTCCTTCATGCAGAGGTGGCCCCATCAGAAGCGGTGTACCGCGAGATCTGTGAGCTCTTCCACGCATCTCTACCTGAGGACACGGTGCTGGTGCTGAGGATTTACAGGATCCGGAACGATGCACTCTGGAAAAAATACAGCAG CCAGAAGGCGCGAATGTCCCGAGGACTCTCGGCCCAGGAGAAGCGGCTCCTGGAGAGGCACCTCTTCCACGGGACCTCAGCCGACAACGTGGAGCCCATCTGCCGGCTGAACTTTAACCCCCGTCTCTCCGGGAAGCACGGCGCCCTTTACGGCCACGGCAGCTACTTCTCCTTCTACGCCAACTGCTCCCACAACTTCGCTCCGGCCAACCACGCCGACCGCCGCCACATGTTCCTGGCCAAGGTCCTGGTGGGCAAGTGGGTGTTAGGGAGACCTGGGTACACCCAGCCGCCGGAGAGGGAGCCTGGCAGGCGGCGCTACGACTCCTGCAGCGATGACACCCGAGAGCCCGCCGTCTACGTGATCTTCGACAACTCCCAGTGCTACCCCTACTTCGTGATCTGCTACAAACTGCTCAGCGACCCCGTGACGCTGGACGGCGTCAGAGCCGGTCCGTTGGCAGGGAACAGCTCCCCAGTGGGTAGGgtcatgcagcccagcttttccacGCTCTAA